In one window of Microtus pennsylvanicus isolate mMicPen1 chromosome 2, mMicPen1.hap1, whole genome shotgun sequence DNA:
- the Uckl1 gene encoding uridine-cytidine kinase-like 1 isoform X4, giving the protein MAAPPASADAAPSPLQSAVAPDVPGRPAEQTETACEDRSNAGSLDRLLPPVGTGRSPRKRTTSQCKSEPPLLRTSKRTIYTAGRPPWYNEHGTQSKEAFAIGLGGGSASGKTTVARMIIEALDVPWVVLLSMDSFYKVLTQQQQEQAACNNFNFDHPDAFDFDLIISTLKKLKQGRSVQIPIYDFTTHSRKKDWKTLYGANVIIFEGIMAFADKTLLELLDMKIFVDTDSDIRLVRRLRRDISERGRDIEGVIKQYNKFVKPAFDQYIQPTMRLADIVVPRGSGNTVAIDLIVQHVHSQLEERELSVRAALASAHQCHPLPQTLSVLKSTPQVRGMHTIIRDKETSRDEFIFYSKRLMRLLIEHALSFLPFQDCTVQTPQGQDYVGKCYAGKQITGVSILRAGETMEPALRAVCKDVRIGTILIQTNQLTGEPELHYLRLPKDISDDHVILMDCTVSTGAAAMMAVRVLLDHDVPEDKIFLLSLLMAEMGVHSVAYAFPRVRIITTAVDKRVNDLFRIIPGIGNFGDRYFGTDAVPDGSDEEETASVG; this is encoded by the exons CAGCAACGCAGGGTCCTTGGACAGACTCCTCCCACCAGTGGGTACCGGGCGCTCGCCCCGGAAGCGTACCACCAGCCAGTGCAAGTCAGAGCCACCCCTGCTTCGCACGAGCAAACGCACCATCTACACAGCCGGGCGGCCACCATGGTACAATGAACATGGCACACAGTCCAAGGAGGCCTTTGCCATTG GCTTGGGAGGTGGCAGTGCATCTGGGAAGACCACCGTAGCCAGGATGATCATTGAAGCACTAGATGTGCCCTGGGTGGTCCTGCTGTCCATGGACTCCTTCTATAAG GTTctgacacagcagcagcaggaacaggcTGCCTGCAACAACTTCAACTTTGACCACCCTGATGCCTTCGATTTTGACCTCATCATTTCGACCCTCAAGAAACTAAAGCAGGGCAGGAGCGTCCAAATACCCATCTATGACTTCACCACCCATAGCCGGAAAAAGGACTGG AAAACACTATATGGTGCAAATGTCATCATCTTTGAGGGCATCATGGCCTTTGCTGACAAGACACTGCTGGAG CTCCTAGACATGAAGATCTTTGTAGACACAGATTCTGATATCCGACTGGTACGGCGGCTACGCCGGGACATCAGCGAACGAGGTCGGGATATTGAGGGCGTCATTAAGCAGTACAACAAGTTTGTCAAGCCTGCCTTCGATCAGTATATCCAGCCCACCATGCGCCTGGCAGATATTGTAGTGCCCAGAG GGAGCGGGAACACAGTAGCCATTGACCTGATTGTGCAGCACGTTCACAGCCAGCTGGAAGAG CGTGAACTCAGCGTCAG GGCTGCGTTGGCCTCAGCCCACCAGTGCCATCCCCTTCCCCAGACACTGAGTGTCCTCAAGAGTACACCACAGGTACGAGGCATGCACACCATCATCAG GGACAAGGAGACTAGCCGGGATGAATTCATTTTCTATTCCAAAAGATTGATGCGGCTGCTTATTGAACATGCACTGTCCTTCCTACCCTTCCAG GACTGCACTGTACAAACCCCACAGGGGCAGGACTACGTGGGGAAATGCTATGCTGGAAAGCAG ATCACCGGCGTGTCCATTCTGCGAGCAGGGGAAACCATGGAGCCTGCGCTGCGTGCCGTGTGCAAGGATGTGCGCATCGGCACTATCCTCATCCAGACCAACCAGCTCACAGGGGAGCCTGAG CTCCACTACCTAAGACTTCCCAAGGATATTAGTGATGACCACGTGATCCTGATGGACTGCACAGTATCCACAGGAGCCGCAGCCATGATGGCTGTACGTGTGCTCCTG GACCATGATGTGCCCGAAGACAAGATCTTCTTGCTATCCCTGCTCATGGCAGAGATGGGTGTGCACTCTGTGGCCTATGCGTTTCCACGTGTGAGGATTATCACCACAGCTGTGGACAAGCGTGTCAATGACCTTTTCCGTATCATCCCAGGCATTG GGAATTTTGGTGATCGCTACTTTGGAACAGATGCAGTTCCTGATGGCAGTGATGAGGAAGAGACAGCCTCTGTGGGTTAG